The segment AGCGTCCCGTCGGGGGCCGCGCCGGCCACGTTGAAATAGCGCAGACAGACGTAACGCAGATCACTCGCCTGACCGAAGTCGGCGATCATCCGCTCGGACATGACCTTGGACGCGCCGTAGGGGTTGATGGGCAGGAGCGGGCTGGTTTCGTCGACGGGGTTATTTTCCGGGATGCCGTATACCGCGGCGGTCGAGGAAAAGACGAGGAAACGCACGCCCGTCGCCTGGCACCCCTCCAGGAGGTTCAGGGTGTTGCGGGTGTTGCTGCCGTAGTACCCCAGCGGATCGGCCAGCGACTCCGGAACGACGATCCTGGCGGCGAAGTGCAGGACGCCATCAAAAGCGTAGTCCGCAAGAACACCGTGCAGGCGCTGGCGGTCTGCCATGTCGCCGACGATCAGCGCGGCATGACCAATGGCCCAGCGATGCCCTGTGCTGAGATTGTCGTACACGACGACATCGTGACCATCGGCCAGCAACTGGCGCACGACATGTGAACCAATGTAGCCCGCCCCACCCGTTACCAGGATTTTCATCGTCGAACCTTCGCCTCGTCGTTGATCGAACGGCTGTACATAAATGAGTGTCGTGCCGGGCTATTCCGGCCCGTATTGCCAGCGATACCAGGCCATGCCCCAGTACTCGTGCAGTGCGAGCCAGCTGGCCCAGACCGCACTGGCCTGCGGGCGAAAGCCCTCCAGGGACCAGCCGTTATCTCGCGGCACATAGGCACCGGTCGGGGCCGGGATAATCTCCAGGCCCGCGCGCTCGAATGACCAAGTGGCGCGCGGCATGTGATGGGCATGGCTCACGAGTGCCACGCGCTCGATCCCCTCTGCATGCAGCTGCTCGGCGGAGTGCCGGGCATTGCCCCAGGTGTCGCGCGCATTGGGTTCCCGCAGGATCGGGTGGACGCCATATTCCTTCAGTACCTCTGCCATGTAGTCGGCTTCTGGAACTCGCTCCTCGGGGCCCCCGCCCGAAACCATCACGGGCAGCCCGGTGCGGTGGTGCAGGTACGCCGCGTAACGCAGGCGCACCAGTGCCAGGTCGTGGACGGTCTCGCCCGAGAACTCTTCGGCTCCACTGCGATACCCGGCCCCCAGCACCACAATCGCTTGTGCGTCCGCCAGCTGGTTGTCGTCCGGCGGCGCAAACCCCTCCTGCAAGGGCTTCATGAGGGCGTAACTAAATACAGGAGTAGATAAGGAATAGCTCAATAGAAGGCCGATTACCAACAGCACTTTTCCAACATTTGTTCGGTAAATAATCCACCCGACAATGGCAAGTATGAGAGGACCGGAAGGAGGCAGAAGAAGCCAATTGGCTAGCAGACGCAGAGGGATGGGGTCCAACGTTTTTCCCCGGTAGTAGACGCAAAATCAAGGACCCTATTTTGGGCCCACCAACGGGATTTGAAAGGACCAAATAAACCGAACGGAAAACACCCCATCGTCAGTCTAAAGACTGATGGTCTGGGCCGGGGGCCACGTCTAACATCGATTATCCAGGGGAATAGCCAATACTAACTAAGTGCTTGCTATTGCCCGCACCGTTTCGAGGCTAAACGGAGACGGGTCCGGGCACGATCAGGGCCGGGTCCGGGTTTCGCCGGACAATGAAGTCGGCGGTGTCAAATTGGACTGACTCAAGGAAGCGGAAGCGTTTCCTTACACGCCCAAAGGGGAGACAAGCGATGACCGTCAAGACCAGCCCACAAAGTGCTTTTATTGTTCTCATTTTGTCCCTGGCATTCGTCCTGGTGACGACCAGCGCCTGCACCACCACGCCCTATCCGGATGCCCCCTCGACCGTGGAAAAAACGGTGGTGGACCAGTACATCATCGGTCCCGGAGACACGCTGAATATCGCGGTCCGCAACAACCCGGATCTGTCCACCGCAGTGGCGGTGCGGCCGGATGGCCAGATCACCACGCCGCTGGTGGAAGACGTGCAGGCCAGCGGCAGAACCCCCAGTGAGCTGGCGCGGGACATGGAAGACAAGCTCTCCGACTTCCTCCGCGACCCGATCGTGACGGTGATGGTGACCAGTTTTGCTGGCCCCTATGCCCGCCAGGTGCGCGTGATCGGCCAGGCGGCCGAGCCTCAGGCGCTGCAGTACCGCGAAGAGATGACCGTGATGGATGTGATGATCGCGGTCGGCGGGATTACCGATTTCGCGGCCGGCAATCGCGCCGTGCTGGTGCGCAACGAAAACGGCGAACGCCAGCAGTACCGCGTCCGCCTGAACGACCTGATCTACGGGGGCGACATCTCGGCCAACGTGGACATGTTGCCGGGCGACATCCTGATCATCCCGGAACGCCGCTTCTGACCGGTGCGGGCACGGCAAGGCCTCTTGCCGCGCCCGCAGGTTACAAGCCGAGCGGACAACCCGGTTTCGGGAAAGAAACAGGCATCGATCGCCTCCCCGGCTCTGGGGGAGGTGACCGGGGGGTATCTTGAGCATGCGCATACTTGGACATTACGTATCGCGACGGATCCTGGCGCTGGTGGGGCTGGAGCTGGTTGCGATCTACATCGCGCTCTACCTGACGCTCGCCCTGTTCGCCCTGTCGCTGGGCCCGGTCGCCCCCTGGATGCCGGAACTCCTGATCGCCGTGGCGGTGGTGCTGTTCGCGGTGATGCTGGTGGGGCTTTACGAGCAGGAGTGCCTGGCAAGGTTCAGCCTGCGATCCGCTGTGGTGCGCCTGGGCGGGGCTCTGGTCCTGGCGGGTGGCGCGCTGGCGATCTACGGGTTGCTCACGGCCAGCAGCGTACTGACACCGACGAT is part of the Thioalkalivibrio sp. K90mix genome and harbors:
- the galE gene encoding UDP-glucose 4-epimerase GalE, whose product is MKILVTGGAGYIGSHVVRQLLADGHDVVVYDNLSTGHRWAIGHAALIVGDMADRQRLHGVLADYAFDGVLHFAARIVVPESLADPLGYYGSNTRNTLNLLEGCQATGVRFLVFSSTAAVYGIPENNPVDETSPLLPINPYGASKVMSERMIADFGQASDLRYVCLRYFNVAGAAPDGTLGQATPNATHLIKVACQAALGERESITVFGTDYPTADGTCVRDYIHVEDLAAAHLRAMDYLVAGGSSQALNCGYGHGYSVLQVLESVQRISGYRFPVIHGPRRAGDPPALTADASRIRDLLAWSPEYDDLDLIVRHALTWERRMTTAAAPHLAVRLHPLPMPETTAHAYGAP
- a CDS encoding YdcF family protein — translated: MKPLQEGFAPPDDNQLADAQAIVVLGAGYRSGAEEFSGETVHDLALVRLRYAAYLHHRTGLPVMVSGGGPEERVPEADYMAEVLKEYGVHPILREPNARDTWGNARHSAEQLHAEGIERVALVSHAHHMPRATWSFERAGLEIIPAPTGAYVPRDNGWSLEGFRPQASAVWASWLALHEYWGMAWYRWQYGPE
- a CDS encoding XrtA/PEP-CTERM system exopolysaccharide export protein, with the protein product MTVKTSPQSAFIVLILSLAFVLVTTSACTTTPYPDAPSTVEKTVVDQYIIGPGDTLNIAVRNNPDLSTAVAVRPDGQITTPLVEDVQASGRTPSELARDMEDKLSDFLRDPIVTVMVTSFAGPYARQVRVIGQAAEPQALQYREEMTVMDVMIAVGGITDFAAGNRAVLVRNENGERQQYRVRLNDLIYGGDISANVDMLPGDILIIPERRF